One window of the Halarcobacter mediterraneus genome contains the following:
- a CDS encoding YceI family protein translates to MVKLVYIFLFTGILSFVNAQDLKFVDGKIKTHTEVFGDKNINPSTKDIISHLTMNEKLSSLKGTISLTTFSLHSDNEKRDLHMYETLHSETFPQISFRLNSIERLDNSFLIKGFLTLNGLEKEISSLAQIKDKDNHLVLDGNFSIKLTSFNLEPPTMFFLTVRDQIDISYHLDYIKG, encoded by the coding sequence ATGGTTAAATTAGTATATATATTCTTATTTACTGGGATTTTAAGTTTTGTAAATGCCCAAGACTTAAAATTTGTAGATGGAAAGATCAAAACACACACAGAGGTTTTTGGGGATAAAAACATCAATCCATCTACAAAAGATATTATTTCACATCTTACAATGAATGAAAAGTTAAGTTCATTAAAAGGAACTATCTCTTTAACAACTTTTTCACTACATAGTGACAATGAAAAAAGAGACTTGCATATGTATGAGACGCTACATTCAGAAACTTTCCCTCAAATATCATTTAGACTTAATTCTATAGAAAGACTTGATAATAGTTTTTTGATCAAAGGTTTTCTTACTTTAAATGGTTTAGAAAAAGAGATTAGTTCCCTTGCTCAAATAAAAGACAAAGATAACCATTTAGTTTTAGATGGAAACTTCTCTATTAAATTAACATCGTTCAATCTTGAACCACCAACAATGTTTTTTCTAACAGTTAGAGATCAAATAGATATCTCTTATCACTTAGATTATATAAAAGGATAG
- a CDS encoding response regulator, which translates to MKCLVVDDSKMARRMTIKALSDLISENDEIIQASNGEEAFNLYKEYNPDICLMDLTMPVIDGFEATLNIKKFDEKAKIIIISADIQETSMEKAKKNGALGFIKKPVNSDNLKVMLEKLGLF; encoded by the coding sequence ATGAAATGTTTAGTTGTTGATGATTCTAAAATGGCAAGAAGGATGACTATTAAGGCTTTAAGTGACTTAATTTCCGAAAATGATGAAATAATACAAGCTTCAAATGGTGAAGAAGCATTTAATTTATATAAAGAATATAATCCGGATATTTGTTTAATGGATTTAACAATGCCTGTTATTGATGGTTTTGAAGCTACTTTAAATATAAAAAAATTTGATGAAAAAGCAAAAATTATTATTATAAGTGCAGATATTCAAGAAACATCAATGGAAAAAGCAAAAAAAAATGGAGCATTAGGATTTATAAAAAAACCTGTAAATAGTGATAATTTAAAAGTTATGTTAGAAAAATTAGGATTATTTTAA
- a CDS encoding trimeric intracellular cation channel family protein, whose translation MTPLEIADIIGIISFALSGFLIAVHYKLDILGIFISAFLTALGGGIIRDVIANNTPYVLNNNLPIILVTITLFLAFIFKFHKITDLEGKTGFIISDAIGLVSFAITGALIGIKADFNFLGVLMLAFLTAVGGGTIRDILINKVPSILISEFYGTVAIIIGLITYFLHLVELTSIFTLTLTFIFGVTLRLLAYYRKWSLPKL comes from the coding sequence ATGACTCCCTTAGAAATTGCTGATATTATAGGTATTATTTCATTTGCTCTTAGTGGCTTTTTAATTGCTGTTCACTATAAACTAGATATTTTAGGAATATTCATTTCCGCCTTTTTAACTGCACTTGGTGGAGGAATAATAAGAGATGTAATAGCTAATAATACACCTTATGTTTTAAATAATAATCTTCCTATTATTTTAGTCACAATTACTTTATTTCTTGCCTTTATTTTTAAATTTCATAAAATAACTGATCTTGAAGGAAAAACTGGTTTTATTATATCTGATGCTATAGGTTTAGTTTCTTTTGCCATAACAGGAGCACTTATTGGAATAAAAGCTGACTTCAATTTTCTTGGAGTATTAATGCTTGCATTTTTAACTGCTGTAGGAGGAGGAACAATAAGAGATATTTTAATTAATAAGGTTCCATCAATATTAATTTCAGAATTTTATGGAACAGTTGCAATTATTATTGGCTTAATAACATATTTTTTACATTTAGTTGAATTAACTTCTATTTTTACTTTAACTTTAACTTTTATATTTGGAGTTACTCTAAGACTTCTTGCTTATTATAGAAAATGGAGTTTACCAAAGCTATAA
- a CDS encoding ABC transporter ATP-binding protein → MITLKNVCKKYDRDFALKNINLNIKKGSFVAITGESGSGKTTLLSILSTLLKPNSGEIVFEETPYKEIKNIDKFRQENIGFVFQFHYLINYLNVKENILLANEKASKEEIDKLLTILEIQKLKNYYPNEISGGQRQRVAIARALINSPKVIFADEPTGNLDSKNSLNVFNLFKTLAKSGVTIIVATHDKELAKLADITLEVKDGQL, encoded by the coding sequence ATGATTACTCTAAAAAATGTATGTAAAAAATATGATAGAGACTTTGCTTTAAAAAATATAAATCTAAATATCAAAAAAGGCTCTTTTGTAGCAATTACAGGAGAGAGTGGTAGCGGTAAAACAACTCTGCTTTCTATTTTATCAACTCTATTAAAACCAAACTCTGGGGAGATTGTTTTTGAAGAGACTCCGTATAAAGAGATTAAAAATATTGATAAGTTTAGACAAGAAAATATTGGCTTTGTTTTTCAATTTCACTATTTAATAAACTATCTAAACGTAAAAGAGAACATTCTTCTTGCAAATGAAAAAGCAAGCAAAGAAGAGATAGATAAACTACTTACTATCTTAGAAATCCAGAAACTAAAAAACTATTATCCAAATGAAATTTCAGGTGGTCAAAGACAAAGAGTTGCTATTGCAAGGGCTTTAATAAACAGTCCTAAAGTGATTTTTGCAGATGAACCAACTGGAAACTTAGATTCAAAAAACTCTTTAAATGTATTTAATCTTTTTAAAACACTTGCAAAAAGTGGTGTAACAATAATTGTTGCAACCCACGATAAAGAACTAGCAAAGCTTGCTGATATAACACTGGAGGTAAAAGATGGACAGCTTTAA
- a CDS encoding diacylglycerol kinase produces the protein MRNQPKYNFIKNTSYAVNGLKDLIKSESSFKIELLFAIILLPTIFFVDESITNKLLLFITFSGVLLAEIINSAIERTVDLVTLEFNHMAKRAKDVGSAIVFISITICTITWLVILLN, from the coding sequence ATGAGAAATCAGCCAAAATATAATTTTATAAAAAATACTTCATATGCAGTTAATGGATTAAAAGATTTAATAAAAAGTGAAAGTTCATTTAAAATTGAACTTCTCTTTGCAATTATTCTTTTGCCTACTATATTTTTTGTTGATGAATCAATAACAAATAAACTACTTCTATTTATCACTTTTAGTGGTGTTTTACTAGCTGAAATAATAAATAGCGCCATTGAAAGAACTGTTGATTTAGTAACTTTAGAATTCAATCATATGGCAAAAAGAGCAAAAGATGTTGGAAGTGCCATTGTTTTTATAAGCATCACCATTTGTACAATAACTTGGTTAGTCATTTTATTAAATTAA
- a CDS encoding sensor histidine kinase: protein MTNLSIKRKLLIYNIFIQVLILMLFSFSIYKTLEVSSKDKLEATLKVILLDITDDIIEHKEELNTREFDEEKEYKFEPLYIRLLKKEDSYKEIKNTNFPSDIKIKNKDLNALTLNQIKFEYKEHYIISRLKIQMDNNYYILEVATNFSTVNSTLENLVYILLFIVPIILILSIIGGYFLIYKSFLPIEKLLQNLKSINASDLSKRLESKNKNDEIDLLSQEINNLLQRLQISFEKISQFSSDASHELKTPLTIIRGEIEIALRKDRESSEYKDTLSNCLDELITIQQTIDDLLFLAKNEHEVLEKKEEVIYLDEVSLEAYKEMQAFAKLKNINLECQIKEPLQIKGHHKLLKIALKNILKNAITFSHENSIVTISIYKDNDKQIICIEDKGIGISKKDQEKIFDKFYRTDKSRNKESGGTGLGMSIVEKIIKIHKGEIKLQSKENFGTKVYFIFKAN, encoded by the coding sequence ATGACTAATCTATCAATTAAAAGAAAACTTCTTATTTATAATATCTTTATTCAAGTATTAATTTTAATGCTTTTTTCATTTTCAATTTATAAAACTTTGGAAGTATCCTCAAAGGATAAATTAGAAGCCACATTAAAAGTGATTTTACTTGATATTACAGATGATATTATAGAGCATAAAGAAGAGCTTAATACAAGAGAGTTTGATGAAGAAAAAGAGTATAAGTTTGAACCTTTATATATAAGGCTTTTAAAAAAAGAAGATAGTTATAAAGAGATAAAAAATACAAACTTTCCAAGTGATATTAAAATAAAAAACAAAGACTTAAATGCTCTTACTTTAAATCAAATAAAATTCGAATATAAAGAGCACTATATAATTAGTAGATTAAAAATCCAAATGGATAATAACTATTATATTCTTGAAGTTGCAACAAACTTTTCTACTGTAAACTCTACACTAGAAAACCTAGTTTATATTTTGCTATTTATAGTTCCTATTATTTTAATTTTATCTATTATTGGAGGATACTTCTTAATATATAAATCTTTTTTACCTATTGAAAAACTACTTCAAAATTTAAAAAGTATTAATGCAAGTGATTTATCAAAAAGGTTAGAATCAAAAAATAAAAATGATGAAATAGATTTATTGTCTCAAGAGATAAACAATCTTTTACAAAGACTGCAAATATCATTTGAAAAGATTTCTCAGTTTAGTTCAGATGCTTCCCATGAATTAAAAACGCCCCTTACAATTATTAGAGGAGAAATAGAAATAGCTTTAAGAAAAGATAGAGAATCAAGTGAATATAAAGATACTTTATCAAACTGCTTAGATGAACTTATTACTATACAACAAACAATTGATGATTTACTATTTTTAGCTAAAAATGAACATGAAGTTTTAGAGAAAAAAGAAGAAGTGATATATTTAGATGAAGTTTCTCTTGAAGCCTATAAAGAGATGCAAGCTTTTGCTAAATTAAAAAATATCAACCTTGAATGTCAAATAAAAGAACCTCTACAAATAAAAGGTCATCACAAGCTATTAAAGATAGCCTTAAAAAATATCTTAAAAAATGCCATTACTTTTAGCCATGAAAACTCTATAGTAACCATTTCAATCTATAAAGATAATGATAAACAAATCATTTGCATAGAAGATAAGGGAATTGGTATTTCAAAAAAAGATCAAGAAAAAATCTTTGATAAATTTTATAGAACAGATAAAAGTAGAAATAAAGAGTCTGGTGGAACTGGGCTTGGAATGTCAATTGTTGAAAAGATTATAAAGATTCATAAAGGAGAGATAAAACTTCAAAGTAAAGAGAATTTTGGAACTAAAGTATATTTTATATTTAAAGCTAACTAA
- a CDS encoding response regulator, translating to MKILIIEDDEKIINFLKKGLEEESYSVDYSLNGDEGIYLASVNSYDLILLDIMLPIKDGIEVCKTLRNNSIYTPIIMLTAKDSIEDKIKGLDIGANDYLAKPFSFSELLARIRVQLRPTNQNQTTLKLADLELDLLTKTAKRGEDTINLTAKEFALLEFLIKNKSKVLSESVISSSLSNMDDMNMSNVVNVYIYRLRNKIDKPYEKKLIKTIRGLGFKISDD from the coding sequence ATGAAAATTTTAATTATTGAAGATGATGAAAAAATTATTAACTTTTTAAAAAAAGGTCTTGAAGAAGAATCTTATAGTGTAGATTACTCATTAAATGGAGATGAGGGAATTTACCTAGCAAGTGTAAATAGCTATGATTTAATACTTCTAGATATAATGCTTCCTATAAAAGATGGTATAGAAGTATGCAAAACACTAAGAAATAATTCTATATACACTCCTATTATAATGCTTACTGCAAAAGATTCTATAGAAGACAAAATCAAAGGCTTAGATATTGGAGCAAATGATTATTTAGCTAAACCTTTTTCATTTAGTGAACTACTAGCTAGAATAAGAGTGCAACTAAGACCTACTAATCAAAATCAAACAACTCTAAAATTAGCTGATTTAGAATTAGATTTATTAACTAAAACAGCAAAAAGAGGTGAAGATACTATAAATCTTACAGCAAAAGAGTTTGCCCTATTAGAGTTTTTAATAAAAAATAAAAGCAAAGTTCTATCAGAAAGTGTTATTAGTTCTTCTTTAAGTAATATGGATGATATGAACATGAGTAATGTTGTAAATGTATATATTTATAGACTAAGAAATAAAATTGATAAGCCATATGAAAAGAAACTTATCAAAACAATTAGAGGTTTAGGGTTTAAAATAAGTGATGACTAA
- a CDS encoding ABC transporter permease, which translates to MSYAFKAIKANRLKTSLIILSLVLSITSIFLITSISNGVISMYSSMLKSDGDIIVTQKNISDTFFSNVNINLIEKIKTLDEVTKASALIVGASMVEKLPIVAVYGVTKNRFKNYKLIQGTYPKKNEVLLGKSIYENLDRKDEIKLSNKTFKVSGVFESSIGFENGGAVLNINDASKIFNKSASMIMVNCRIDTDIEKLALKIDLFDKDIEAKSTSNFVDNYNQFKIIKTSSNVISFISFCMGLLTIASILSITINQRKSEFGIKRAIGISMKKIILQIVNEAVILGVVGFFIALIISNLALFLIKNNSFLQGYVNGEISLEITIFIFFTTLTISILGSIFPALNASKTDPIVLIQGDKI; encoded by the coding sequence ATGTCATACGCTTTTAAAGCCATAAAAGCAAATAGGCTAAAAACATCTCTTATTATATTAAGTTTGGTTTTATCAATTACTTCTATTTTCTTAATCACTTCTATTTCAAATGGAGTAATTTCTATGTACTCTTCAATGCTAAAAAGTGATGGAGATATCATAGTTACTCAAAAAAACATCTCTGATACTTTTTTCTCAAATGTTAATATAAATTTAATAGAGAAAATCAAAACTTTAGATGAAGTTACAAAAGCCTCAGCTCTTATAGTAGGAGCTTCTATGGTGGAAAAACTTCCTATTGTTGCAGTTTATGGAGTTACAAAAAATAGATTCAAAAACTACAAATTGATACAAGGTACTTACCCAAAAAAAAATGAAGTTCTTTTAGGAAAATCAATTTATGAAAACCTAGATAGAAAAGATGAAATAAAACTTTCAAATAAAACTTTTAAAGTCTCTGGCGTTTTTGAAAGCTCTATTGGTTTTGAAAATGGAGGAGCAGTTTTAAATATAAATGATGCTAGTAAAATCTTTAATAAAAGTGCTTCAATGATTATGGTTAACTGTAGAATTGACACAGATATTGAAAAACTAGCACTGAAAATAGACCTTTTTGATAAAGATATTGAAGCAAAATCAACTAGCAATTTTGTTGACAACTATAATCAATTTAAGATAATCAAAACCTCATCAAATGTGATTTCATTTATCTCTTTTTGTATGGGACTTTTAACTATTGCTTCAATTTTAAGTATCACTATAAATCAAAGAAAAAGCGAATTTGGTATTAAAAGAGCCATAGGAATCTCTATGAAGAAAATCATTTTACAAATAGTTAATGAAGCTGTTATTCTAGGAGTTGTTGGTTTTTTCATAGCTTTAATAATTTCAAACCTTGCACTATTTCTTATAAAAAACAACTCATTTTTACAAGGTTATGTAAATGGTGAGATCTCACTAGAGATAACTATTTTTATCTTCTTTACAACTCTTACAATCTCTATTTTAGGTTCTATTTTTCCTGCTTTAAATGCTTCAAAAACAGACCCAATTGTTTTAATCCAAGGAGATAAAATATGA
- a CDS encoding metallophosphoesterase has translation MKPTKLEIKNLKVKAKNLQGLQILHLSDLHINKKTKIEDIKKLVSFCNDIEYDFLALTGDIIDCKADKIIPQLEALNLLKKVFYISGNHDIFYGLKRLKTLLTNFTFLDNKTIFIKYQNKEIALAGISDRFSKFFKIQREEKKVFEFLKNNEDSILLAHQPKDYSLAVNSNTKLFLCGHTHGGQIFPFHYFVKLFQPFLAGIFYKKNTCIYVNKGLGTWGIDFRYKADSEITLLKLC, from the coding sequence ATGAAACCAACAAAGTTAGAAATAAAAAATCTTAAAGTAAAAGCTAAGAATTTGCAGGGTTTGCAAATTCTTCACTTAAGTGACTTGCATATAAACAAAAAAACAAAAATAGAAGATATTAAAAAATTAGTAAGCTTTTGCAATGACATAGAATATGACTTTTTAGCTCTTACAGGAGATATTATTGATTGTAAAGCAGACAAAATAATACCTCAACTTGAAGCTTTAAATCTTTTGAAAAAGGTATTTTATATAAGTGGTAACCATGATATATTTTATGGACTAAAGAGATTAAAAACTCTTTTAACAAACTTTACTTTTCTAGATAATAAAACCATTTTTATAAAATACCAAAACAAAGAGATTGCCCTTGCTGGAATAAGTGACAGATTCTCAAAGTTTTTTAAAATACAAAGAGAAGAAAAAAAAGTCTTTGAATTTTTAAAAAACAATGAAGACTCAATCTTACTTGCCCATCAACCAAAAGATTACTCTTTAGCAGTAAATTCAAATACTAAACTTTTCTTATGTGGACATACCCATGGAGGTCAAATCTTCCCTTTTCATTATTTTGTAAAACTTTTCCAACCTTTTTTAGCAGGAATTTTTTATAAAAAAAACACTTGTATTTATGTAAATAAAGGGCTAGGAACTTGGGGTATTGATTTTAGATATAAAGCAGATAGTGAAATAACTCTTTTAAAGTTATGTTAA
- a CDS encoding diguanylate cyclase → MNFDNTIFNTIDNGIIILDENLNILAWNRWLEIRTDILEKDIEGQNICEKFTYIDNKKLKRKVKAALVTKNPSYYNVDPHQHLIKIKIHSINSVYEYMQQDVTIVPYDIDKKIVCLYIYDKTALCEINLKLERLNDELIDLSNKDYLTKVYNRRYFNDFAKKAIELAKRSEHDLSIVAIDIDRFKTINDTFGHIIGDEVLVTISDILRNTIRKSDIVARFGGEEFILLLNNASLKDATKIAEKIRKIIENTKIEVDGKEINMTSSFGVATFNKENEEDITSILQRADDLLYIAKKHGRNKVVSSL, encoded by the coding sequence ATGAATTTTGATAATACAATATTTAATACAATAGATAATGGGATTATAATTTTAGATGAAAATTTAAATATTTTAGCTTGGAATAGATGGTTAGAAATTCGTACTGATATTTTGGAAAAAGATATTGAAGGTCAAAATATTTGTGAGAAATTTACTTATATAGATAATAAAAAACTAAAAAGAAAAGTTAAAGCTGCATTAGTAACAAAAAATCCTTCTTATTACAATGTAGATCCTCATCAACATTTAATCAAAATTAAAATACATTCAATTAATTCAGTATATGAATATATGCAACAAGATGTTACGATAGTACCTTATGATATAGATAAAAAAATAGTTTGTTTATATATTTATGATAAGACTGCTTTATGTGAAATAAATTTAAAACTTGAGAGACTAAATGATGAATTAATTGATTTATCAAATAAAGATTATTTAACAAAAGTATATAATAGAAGATATTTTAATGATTTTGCAAAGAAAGCAATTGAGTTAGCAAAAAGAAGTGAACATGACTTAAGTATTGTTGCAATTGATATTGATAGGTTTAAAACAATAAATGATACTTTTGGACATATTATTGGAGATGAGGTATTAGTTACTATTTCAGATATTTTAAGAAATACTATTAGAAAAAGTGATATTGTTGCAAGATTTGGAGGAGAAGAATTTATTCTTTTATTAAATAATGCTTCTTTAAAAGATGCTACAAAAATTGCAGAAAAAATCAGAAAAATAATAGAAAATACAAAAATTGAAGTTGATGGAAAAGAAATTAATATGACTTCTAGTTTTGGAGTAGCAACTTTTAATAAAGAAAATGAAGAAGATATTACTTCAATTTTACAAAGAGCAGATGATCTTTTATATATTGCTAAAAAACATGGTAGAAATAAAGTAGTAAGTTCTTTATAG
- a CDS encoding phosphoethanolamine transferase — translation MKKISQYKLIIYISLLFTVFYNFSFFRNFSLAYSFTGINILYTISIFFTLFLFISFVLSLLSSRYYIKPFLIILLMVSSFTAYFMDTYNVIIDKEMIRNALETNLNESLDLFSFQLVLYVIFLGIIPSFLVYKTNIDYGSFKKESFRKIKTLLLILLLIVITLFSTSKFYTSFFREHKTLKYYANPTYWMFAIVNYTKKTYFTGKIIVKKTGDDALIDETPEHKKELIVMVVGEATRADRFSLNGYKRDTNPLLEKEEVYNFSNMSSCGTSTAYSVPCMFSKFTRDNYSHSKAVSNENLLDVLKHTKDVNILWRDNNSSSKGVAVRVKYEDYKSKDLNTICENGECRDEGMLIGLDKFIKDSKSEDIFIILHQMGNHGPAYYKRYPERFEKFKPICKTNQLEKCTKEEISNAYDNAILHTDYFLSQVIDFLKPYSNKYDTAMFYMSDHGESLGENGIYLHGMPYFMAPKEQTHVASLMWFGDSMKRQLDLNRLNSIKNNDFSQDNLFHTILGLFEVQTDAYNKKLDILSTIRKEQK, via the coding sequence ATGAAAAAAATCTCGCAATACAAGCTTATAATTTATATATCTTTACTATTTACAGTTTTCTACAATTTCTCATTTTTTAGAAATTTTTCTTTAGCATATAGTTTTACTGGCATTAACATACTTTATACAATAAGTATATTTTTCACTCTGTTTTTATTTATAAGTTTTGTATTATCTTTACTTAGTTCAAGATATTATATAAAACCCTTTTTAATTATTCTACTAATGGTTTCATCTTTTACCGCTTATTTTATGGATACTTATAATGTGATTATAGATAAAGAAATGATTAGAAATGCATTGGAAACAAATCTAAATGAAAGCCTTGATTTATTTAGTTTCCAGTTAGTTTTATATGTGATATTTTTAGGAATAATTCCAAGTTTTTTAGTTTATAAAACAAATATTGATTATGGTTCATTTAAGAAAGAGAGTTTTAGAAAAATAAAAACTCTACTATTAATTTTACTTCTTATTGTTATTACACTTTTTAGTACAAGTAAATTTTACACCTCTTTTTTTAGAGAACATAAAACACTTAAATATTATGCAAATCCTACATACTGGATGTTTGCCATAGTAAATTATACAAAGAAGACATATTTCACTGGAAAAATTATTGTTAAAAAAACTGGGGATGATGCACTTATTGATGAAACACCTGAACATAAAAAAGAGCTAATTGTAATGGTAGTAGGGGAAGCAACTAGAGCAGATAGATTCTCTTTAAATGGATATAAAAGAGATACAAACCCACTTTTAGAAAAAGAAGAAGTATATAACTTCTCAAATATGTCATCCTGTGGAACTTCTACTGCATACTCTGTTCCTTGTATGTTTTCTAAATTTACAAGAGATAACTATAGTCATAGTAAAGCCGTATCAAATGAAAATTTACTTGATGTTTTAAAACATACAAAAGATGTAAATATATTATGGAGAGATAATAACTCTTCTTCTAAAGGTGTTGCAGTAAGAGTAAAATATGAGGATTATAAATCTAAAGATTTAAATACTATTTGTGAAAACGGCGAATGCAGAGATGAAGGAATGTTAATAGGTTTAGATAAATTTATAAAAGATAGTAAAAGTGAAGATATCTTTATTATCTTACATCAAATGGGAAATCATGGACCTGCATATTATAAAAGATATCCAGAAAGATTTGAAAAGTTTAAACCTATTTGTAAAACAAACCAATTAGAAAAGTGTACAAAAGAAGAAATTTCAAATGCCTATGATAATGCAATATTGCATACTGATTACTTCTTATCACAAGTAATAGATTTTTTAAAACCATATTCAAATAAATATGATACTGCTATGTTTTATATGAGTGACCATGGAGAAAGTCTTGGGGAAAATGGAATATACCTTCATGGAATGCCTTATTTTATGGCCCCAAAAGAGCAAACTCATGTAGCATCACTTATGTGGTTTGGAGATAGTATGAAAAGACAATTGGATTTAAATAGACTAAATAGTATAAAAAATAATGATTTTTCTCAAGATAACTTATTTCACACTATTCTTGGATTATTTGAAGTGCAAACAGATGCTTACAATAAGAAGCTAGATATATTATCAACTATTAGAAAAGAGCAAAAATGA
- a CDS encoding chemotaxis protein CheX — MTEYIEFDENERDCLQELMNISYGSATAAIADIINKEATLSIPNIQTVNTKQFKEYLKEKLGNQVDYFITNQLISGSFCGETMFVIDRKSTENLALEFDLEGEELKDDDELKDVILEISNIITSTTLSKLAGLIDSSISFSPPQIEIVRDSNSFYRSYINEYSHIIIISTDIIFQEQNIRGELLILSKDNATIYLKEALNKILEEF, encoded by the coding sequence ATGACTGAATATATTGAATTTGATGAAAATGAAAGAGACTGTTTACAGGAACTAATGAATATATCTTATGGTTCAGCAACAGCAGCAATTGCAGATATAATAAATAAAGAAGCTACCCTTTCAATTCCTAATATACAAACAGTAAATACAAAACAATTTAAAGAGTATTTAAAAGAGAAACTTGGAAACCAAGTAGATTATTTTATTACTAATCAATTAATAAGTGGTTCTTTTTGTGGTGAAACAATGTTTGTAATTGATAGAAAATCTACTGAAAATTTAGCTTTAGAATTTGATTTAGAAGGAGAAGAACTTAAAGATGATGATGAATTAAAAGATGTTATTTTAGAAATCTCAAATATTATCACATCAACAACTTTAAGTAAATTAGCTGGATTAATTGATTCTAGTATTTCTTTTTCTCCTCCTCAAATTGAAATTGTAAGAGACTCTAATAGCTTTTATAGAAGTTATATAAATGAATATAGTCATATAATTATTATTTCTACTGATATAATTTTTCAAGAACAGAATATTAGAGGGGAATTATTAATTCTTTCAAAAGATAATGCAACTATTTATTTAAAAGAAGCATTAAATAAAATATTAGAAGAGTTTTGA
- a CDS encoding multidrug resistance efflux transporter family protein, with translation MNSYEKSPLYLLVIGLLAALFFSATFVINRAISLEGGHWYWTASLRFFYTVLFLALGFIFFKGFDYFKKILKDYINRFWFYTISGIIGFGFFYSILFLYARSIATSSSKLVIVDASQSGEVFFALIAEMIFLSALAPSVTSLFGIFLTIFGLILLVKFGK, from the coding sequence ATGAATAGTTATGAAAAAAGTCCTTTATATCTTTTAGTTATTGGGTTACTTGCAGCACTATTTTTTAGTGCAACTTTTGTTATTAATAGAGCAATATCATTAGAAGGCGGTCATTGGTATTGGACTGCATCATTAAGATTTTTTTACACTGTTTTATTTTTAGCATTAGGTTTTATATTTTTTAAGGGCTTTGATTATTTTAAAAAGATTTTAAAAGATTATATAAATAGATTTTGGTTTTATACTATAAGTGGAATCATAGGTTTTGGATTTTTTTATTCAATTTTATTTTTGTATGCTAGAAGTATTGCTACTAGTTCCTCAAAACTTGTGATTGTAGATGCTTCTCAATCAGGGGAAGTTTTTTTTGCCTTGATTGCAGAGATGATTTTCTTATCAGCCTTAGCTCCAAGCGTAACTAGTCTATTTGGAATATTTTTGACAATATTTGGTTTAATCCTTTTAGTTAAATTTGGCAAATAA